In Nitrosococcus oceani ATCC 19707, the following proteins share a genomic window:
- a CDS encoding Crp/Fnr family transcriptional regulator encodes MIEMSKISKREQARCTEENWPGRERCVACPIYKLVTSQTDPKMLAWLAQVLDPIEIHRFEPGEMVCRVGEKGRYLFSVRAGIFKAVRYGQGGEYRIVHLFRNGESFGLELLTNPHFDHSVVAIESAEACQIPLSVIRTVEEKVPDLCTPLMEEWHDQLRQAETWIVQFSTGTVRSRLARLIIYLSLWNSGEKINTVRLLPGRELAAILGATPESISRVIARWKRQKFLQRLPEMGAETYRFDRTQLKQAAEDSSASS; translated from the coding sequence ATGATCGAAATGTCTAAAATATCAAAAAGGGAACAGGCCAGGTGTACCGAAGAAAATTGGCCGGGACGGGAACGCTGCGTAGCTTGCCCTATTTATAAGCTTGTTACCTCTCAAACTGACCCGAAGATGCTTGCTTGGCTAGCACAGGTATTAGACCCTATTGAAATTCACCGTTTTGAGCCTGGAGAGATGGTTTGCAGGGTAGGCGAGAAAGGGCGGTATCTTTTTTCGGTCCGCGCGGGAATATTTAAAGCGGTGCGCTACGGCCAAGGGGGAGAGTATCGAATCGTGCATCTTTTTAGGAATGGAGAGAGTTTTGGTCTTGAGCTGCTGACCAACCCGCATTTCGATCATTCGGTGGTTGCCATAGAGTCCGCTGAGGCATGCCAGATTCCATTATCTGTGATTAGAACAGTAGAGGAGAAGGTGCCTGATCTCTGTACACCCCTGATGGAAGAATGGCATGACCAGCTTCGTCAGGCGGAGACGTGGATCGTGCAATTTTCAACGGGCACCGTTCGTAGCCGGCTAGCACGGCTGATTATTTATCTCTCGCTGTGGAATTCTGGAGAAAAGATCAACACGGTGCGGCTACTTCCTGGGCGAGAATTGGCGGCTATTCTAGGCGCTACCCCAGAAAGCATCAGCCGGGTAATTGCTAGGTGGAAGCGGCAGAAATTTCTTCAGCGGCTTCCAGAAATGGGCGCGGAAACCTATCGGTTTGATAGAACTCAGTTGAAGCAAGCAGCCGAAGATTCTTCAGCCTCTTCGTAG
- a CDS encoding thiazole synthase encodes MSTLDTPLVVAGKTYHSRLMVGTGKYQDLEETQNAIQASGAEIVTIAIRRSNIGQNPGEPNLLDVISPHCYTLLPNTAGCYNAKEAVRTCRLARELLDGHSLVKLEVLGDEKTLFPDLVETYQAAEVLIKEDFQVMVYTNDDPIAAKRLEEMGCVAVMPLAAPIGSGLGIRNPYNILEIVQNATVPILVDAGVGTASDAAVAMELGCDGVLMNTAIAGAQNPILMASAMKKAVEAGRDAYLAGRIPRRRYASASSPLEGTFF; translated from the coding sequence ATGAGCACATTGGATACTCCCTTAGTGGTTGCGGGCAAAACCTACCATTCTCGACTCATGGTAGGCACCGGTAAATACCAGGATCTGGAAGAAACTCAGAACGCTATCCAGGCCAGCGGCGCGGAGATCGTCACTATTGCTATTCGTCGGAGTAATATTGGGCAAAATCCGGGGGAGCCAAATCTACTCGATGTCATATCGCCGCATTGCTATACACTCTTGCCCAATACCGCCGGTTGCTATAATGCCAAGGAGGCAGTACGTACCTGCCGCTTGGCTCGAGAGCTGCTAGATGGCCATAGCTTGGTAAAGCTGGAAGTTCTAGGAGATGAAAAAACTCTATTCCCAGATCTAGTAGAAACCTACCAGGCCGCTGAAGTGCTTATCAAGGAAGACTTTCAAGTGATGGTCTATACTAATGACGATCCCATTGCCGCCAAACGCTTGGAAGAGATGGGATGCGTCGCGGTCATGCCCCTGGCGGCACCCATTGGCTCTGGGCTAGGCATTCGAAATCCCTACAATATCCTTGAAATTGTCCAGAATGCCACCGTGCCTATCCTGGTAGATGCGGGCGTTGGCACCGCTTCCGATGCGGCGGTAGCCATGGAACTAGGCTGCGATGGAGTACTCATGAATACCGCCATTGCCGGGGCTCAAAACCCTATTTTGATGGCTTCGGCAATGAAAAAGGCGGTGGAAGCAGGTCGTGACGCCTACCTGGCCGGGCGTATCCCCCGGAGACGCTATGCCAGCGCCTCCTCCCCCCTCGAGGGCACCTTCTTTTAA
- a CDS encoding sigma 54-interacting transcriptional regulator, which produces MFYQLRRAYFFITHSLVGDSSSMTRLRHAAINLSQFPESLIESELFGSRKGAFTGAIENHKGLFECCSPHGALFLDKIGDVSVPVQIKLLNVLQEKQFTPVGSHASLRFAGRVIAATNRSLTALRQEGRFRDDFYYRLSSDVIEVPPRVRIQESSVELEQLVQSLIERLTGQTANSLIEQILHTLDKCLPRNYAWPGNVRELEQAVRRIILTGEYHGTETPVSYGSWLNRAAQGELSTQELLVAYCQMLYRRHGIYEAVAIASGLDRRTAKKYVHSSVHRAE; this is translated from the coding sequence TTGTTTTATCAATTGCGCCGAGCCTATTTTTTTATTACCCATTCCCTGGTGGGGGATTCTTCTTCTATGACCCGCCTGCGCCACGCCGCCATTAATTTATCTCAGTTTCCAGAGAGTTTAATTGAATCAGAGTTATTTGGTTCCCGTAAGGGAGCTTTTACCGGCGCTATTGAGAATCATAAAGGTTTGTTCGAGTGTTGCAGTCCCCATGGGGCCTTGTTTCTGGATAAGATCGGGGATGTTTCTGTACCGGTGCAAATCAAACTGCTTAATGTGCTCCAGGAAAAACAGTTTACACCGGTAGGTAGTCATGCTTCGTTACGTTTTGCCGGACGGGTAATTGCCGCTACTAATCGTTCCCTTACAGCGCTGCGCCAGGAAGGGCGTTTTCGTGATGATTTTTATTATCGTCTTTCCTCTGATGTCATTGAGGTTCCTCCGCGGGTACGGATTCAGGAATCCTCAGTCGAATTAGAGCAGTTGGTGCAGTCATTAATAGAGCGGCTTACGGGCCAAACGGCCAATAGTTTAATTGAGCAAATCCTTCATACCTTGGACAAGTGCTTGCCTCGGAATTATGCTTGGCCCGGCAATGTTAGGGAGCTGGAGCAAGCGGTACGAAGAATTATTCTTACGGGGGAGTATCACGGAACTGAAACGCCCGTTTCTTATGGATCGTGGTTAAATCGGGCTGCTCAAGGTGAATTGAGCACCCAAGAACTGCTTGTCGCTTATTGCCAAATGCTGTACCGACGTCACGGAATTTATGAAGCCGTGGCTATTGCTAGTGGTCTTGATCGTCGTACCGCGAAAAAATATGTCCATTCCAGTGTTCATAGGGCGGAATAA
- a CDS encoding DUF2490 domain-containing protein, with product MKIKMLKAQVSFVLISFLTIMPALADTDNIFGSWTSVTLHGDFGSISPEGKDFRWMVIDQARTRDDKDLNPSRFPGDNGFSPRFTENLLWIQGGYNLTEHSSIWLGYTHDWIKPVSGAHFQESRPYQDYLWSDKVFGNFTALTRTRLEQRVAISGKNSGDVAVRIRQLAMLKHPIPNVKNLSVYVGDEVLAYLNKNEFGPEGFSENRAFGGLSYQLTQDVGLMLGYLGQFINNEGGNDLFTHNVQFDINYKF from the coding sequence GTGAAAATAAAGATGCTGAAAGCTCAAGTTTCTTTCGTTCTTATTTCGTTCCTTACAATCATGCCCGCCCTAGCGGATACCGATAATATATTTGGTAGCTGGACCTCGGTTACTCTCCACGGCGATTTTGGCTCTATTTCTCCTGAAGGTAAAGATTTCCGATGGATGGTTATCGATCAGGCCCGGACCCGGGACGATAAGGATCTTAATCCTAGCCGTTTCCCTGGCGATAATGGATTTTCACCTCGATTTACCGAGAATCTACTTTGGATACAAGGGGGTTATAACCTAACGGAGCACTCCAGCATTTGGCTAGGCTATACCCATGATTGGATAAAGCCGGTAAGCGGAGCCCACTTTCAGGAAAGCCGTCCTTATCAAGACTATCTATGGAGCGATAAAGTATTTGGTAATTTCACCGCCCTGACTCGAACCCGTTTGGAACAACGAGTCGCCATTTCTGGAAAAAACAGCGGAGACGTGGCTGTCCGGATACGCCAGCTTGCCATGCTGAAACACCCTATCCCTAACGTCAAAAATCTGTCTGTATACGTAGGAGATGAGGTGCTTGCCTACCTAAATAAAAATGAGTTCGGTCCAGAAGGATTTAGTGAGAATCGGGCCTTTGGCGGGTTATCCTATCAGTTAACCCAAGACGTAGGACTGATGTTGGGCTACCTGGGCCAATTTATCAATAATGAAGGAGGCAATGATCTCTTCACCCATAATGTTCAATTTGACATTAATTATAAATTCTAA
- the fumC gene encoding class II fumarate hydratase, whose product MNTTQHTKRIETDSMGEIEVPADRYWGAQTQRSLIYFSIGQDLIPQEVIEAFGLLKKAAALTNAELGKLPKEKAQLIARAATEVADSKLNEHFPLRVWMTGSGTQANMNINEVIANRAIELAGGVKGSKDPIHPNDHVNLSQSSNDTFPTAMHLASAKAIQTRLLPQVQKLRDALHRKAEEFKEIVKIGRTHLQDAVPLTLGQEFSGYVAQLDDDRKRIETALPGLYELAIGGTAVGTGLNAPPQFSERVSAYLSKFTGLPFIPASNKFAALAAHDGMVMASGTLRVLACSLMKIANDIRWLGSGPRCGLGELLLPANEPGSSIMPGKVNPTQCEAMTMVAAQVMGNDTAIGIAGSQGNFELNVFKPMLVFNLLHSVTLLADSCHNFTCFLVEGLQANRGQIAHYVERSLMLVTALTPEIGYDQAAKVAHYALENDISLKQACLELKVLSAKKFDATVQPAKLAHPFK is encoded by the coding sequence ATGAATACAACCCAACACACCAAACGTATTGAAACCGATAGCATGGGCGAAATCGAAGTGCCCGCTGATCGCTACTGGGGCGCCCAAACCCAGCGCTCGCTAATCTATTTCTCCATTGGCCAAGATCTCATCCCTCAGGAAGTCATAGAAGCCTTCGGGCTCCTCAAAAAGGCTGCCGCCCTCACCAATGCGGAGCTAGGCAAGTTACCGAAAGAAAAGGCTCAGCTCATTGCTCGAGCCGCCACAGAAGTTGCGGACAGCAAGCTCAACGAGCATTTTCCACTGCGGGTTTGGATGACAGGAAGCGGCACCCAAGCCAACATGAATATCAATGAAGTTATCGCTAACCGGGCCATTGAGCTTGCTGGCGGAGTCAAGGGCAGCAAAGATCCTATCCATCCCAACGATCACGTTAATCTATCCCAATCCTCCAATGACACTTTTCCCACGGCAATGCACCTTGCCTCGGCCAAAGCCATTCAAACACGGTTACTTCCTCAGGTGCAAAAGCTGCGCGATGCTCTTCATAGAAAAGCGGAGGAATTCAAAGAAATCGTTAAAATTGGGCGCACCCACCTACAAGACGCCGTTCCCTTAACCCTAGGGCAAGAGTTCTCCGGCTACGTGGCCCAACTCGATGACGACCGCAAGCGAATCGAAACTGCTCTGCCTGGACTCTACGAACTAGCTATCGGTGGAACCGCTGTAGGCACCGGCCTAAATGCACCACCTCAATTTTCTGAACGGGTGAGCGCTTATCTCAGTAAGTTTACGGGACTTCCTTTTATTCCCGCATCCAATAAGTTTGCCGCTCTCGCGGCCCATGATGGAATGGTAATGGCCAGCGGAACGCTACGGGTACTGGCCTGCTCTCTCATGAAAATAGCTAATGATATTAGATGGTTAGGATCGGGTCCTCGCTGTGGATTGGGTGAACTGCTCTTACCGGCCAACGAGCCTGGTTCTTCCATCATGCCTGGAAAAGTCAACCCCACCCAGTGCGAAGCCATGACCATGGTCGCCGCGCAAGTCATGGGCAATGATACCGCCATCGGGATCGCCGGCTCCCAGGGCAATTTTGAACTTAACGTGTTTAAACCAATGCTAGTCTTCAACCTGCTTCATTCAGTAACACTGCTAGCGGACAGTTGCCATAACTTTACCTGCTTTTTGGTAGAAGGGCTCCAAGCAAACCGAGGCCAGATTGCACATTATGTAGAGCGATCTCTCATGCTAGTGACAGCCTTAACTCCAGAAATCGGCTATGACCAAGCAGCAAAAGTTGCCCATTATGCTCTGGAAAATGACATTTCCCTCAAACAAGCCTGCTTGGAACTAAAAGTGCTATCGGCCAAGAAATTTGACGCTACTGTACAGCCAGCCAAGCTAGCCCATCCCTTTAAGTAA
- a CDS encoding sensor histidine kinase, giving the protein MKRLIYRTAQLRGLILLGLLFLTLILLGGMIWRNLQRLETVRAYISYSYRLQEVSLNMQQILLKQLSGSNKDLSFNRLKEIEREVKNLINANYYSDKETPEKLRQLHSLLVGLIKDQKQIQPVMLFPALNRMKEILNAEIVQDEQILTEVVQDTRTELELAVGTLIAILLLGGWVLRRRILDPLGDLSQLLSRLAKGDFTPISTRRLHPLLLPVFTSYNEMVLRLRELEKENRLRAQSLEAEIRTAAQALLGQQRSLARAERLAAVGELAASIAHELRNPLAGILMSCSNLRKEISDPDQAQRLDLIGAELKRLTRLLNNLLDQAKHTPQPAVELHIANVVQELLALTRYQIPAHLQLESRIPEALSCRLPEGNFRQALLNLVLNAAQAMGETPGKVRVEAHQNDEILYLRVSDEGPGFSQEMLDGGIRPFVSGSQRGTGLGLTMVQRFAQEVGGHVQIANKQPHGACVTLILPYQGEQQHACHTTDYRGRNTFRH; this is encoded by the coding sequence GTGAAACGTTTAATTTACCGGACCGCTCAATTACGAGGGCTAATTTTACTCGGGTTATTGTTTTTGACTTTAATTCTTCTCGGGGGAATGATTTGGCGGAATTTGCAACGCTTGGAAACGGTACGCGCTTATATAAGCTATTCCTACCGTCTTCAAGAAGTTAGCCTTAATATGCAACAGATTTTGCTAAAACAGCTCTCTGGATCGAATAAAGATCTGAGCTTCAATAGACTCAAAGAAATAGAGAGGGAGGTAAAAAACCTTATCAACGCGAACTACTACTCAGATAAGGAAACCCCAGAGAAGTTACGCCAGCTTCATTCTCTCCTCGTTGGGCTTATTAAGGATCAGAAGCAAATCCAGCCTGTCATGCTATTTCCAGCTTTAAACAGGATGAAAGAGATACTGAATGCGGAAATTGTTCAGGACGAACAGATACTCACGGAAGTCGTTCAAGATACCCGTACTGAGTTAGAACTCGCTGTTGGCACTTTAATCGCTATTTTACTGCTAGGAGGGTGGGTTCTGCGTCGCCGTATTCTGGATCCCTTAGGAGATCTCTCCCAGTTATTATCCAGGCTTGCCAAAGGAGATTTTACACCTATTTCTACCCGTCGTTTACATCCTCTGCTACTGCCCGTATTTACCAGCTACAATGAAATGGTGCTTCGGCTGCGAGAATTAGAAAAGGAAAACCGCCTTCGCGCCCAATCCTTAGAAGCGGAAATACGAACCGCCGCCCAGGCGTTACTAGGGCAACAACGCAGTCTGGCTCGAGCAGAACGGCTTGCGGCGGTGGGAGAACTGGCTGCCAGTATTGCCCATGAACTGCGCAACCCCCTGGCGGGCATTCTAATGAGCTGCAGCAACCTGCGGAAAGAAATCAGCGATCCAGATCAAGCTCAACGCCTTGATTTGATAGGTGCTGAGCTAAAACGGCTGACACGGCTTTTAAATAATCTTCTCGATCAAGCCAAGCATACCCCTCAACCCGCTGTTGAATTGCATATTGCCAACGTCGTCCAAGAGTTACTGGCCCTTACCCGTTATCAGATACCTGCTCACCTACAATTGGAAAGCAGGATTCCAGAAGCTTTAAGCTGCCGGCTGCCAGAAGGAAACTTTCGTCAGGCACTGCTCAATCTAGTACTCAATGCCGCCCAAGCCATGGGAGAAACACCAGGCAAAGTACGAGTGGAAGCCCATCAAAACGACGAGATACTTTACCTAAGAGTTAGTGATGAAGGACCGGGTTTTTCCCAAGAAATGCTTGACGGCGGTATCCGCCCTTTTGTCAGCGGCAGCCAGCGGGGAACTGGATTGGGACTGACCATGGTACAACGGTTTGCCCAGGAAGTAGGCGGCCATGTGCAGATTGCCAATAAACAGCCCCATGGCGCTTGCGTTACCCTTATCTTGCCCTACCAGGGAGAGCAGCAGCATGCGTGCCACACTACTGATTATCGAGGACGAAATACTTTTAGGCACTGA
- a CDS encoding PspA/IM30 family protein, whose amino-acid sequence MSFFKRLSASLTARIDQAISQIENHETIIEVAIYEARQVAAKAKVRLARVQRDGEQLEAKITELREAEIKWTERAKKTAKESDREALACLRRRQSCHHQATQFNSNASD is encoded by the coding sequence ATGTCTTTCTTTAAGCGTTTATCTGCTAGTTTGACGGCCCGTATCGATCAGGCAATCAGTCAAATAGAGAACCATGAGACCATCATTGAGGTAGCTATTTACGAAGCTCGCCAGGTCGCTGCCAAAGCCAAGGTCCGCTTAGCTCGGGTGCAGCGTGACGGCGAGCAGTTGGAAGCCAAAATTACTGAGCTGCGAGAGGCTGAAATTAAATGGACGGAGCGGGCTAAAAAAACCGCCAAAGAGAGTGATAGGGAGGCCCTAGCGTGTCTCCGGCGTCGCCAAAGCTGCCACCATCAGGCCACCCAATTTAATTCAAACGCAAGCGATTGA
- a CDS encoding SulP family inorganic anion transporter: MAQHIETLEAPRKGFAGLKENFAADLRAGLSISLIALPLSLGIALASGFPAFAGLIAAIVGGILVSRISGSYVTINGPAAGLIVANLAAIQSLGQGDIHAGYLYAIAAVFVAGIMVFIIGAAGAGKLVDVSPSSVIHGMLTYIGVVIMAKMFFPMMGVIPEVHSILGSNVVGTIAAIPQGFTKMLPPVAIVGFVSLLIMAIHPMIRVKWVQLIPSPVWVLIFAIPAGVLFDLETLQQQLNLPEGKELLLALPGNPLDAVAWIGAVTPDFGKILTWAFWYAALTIALITAIESGLSAKAVDQLDPYQRHSDIGKDIRGVGIGSAVSGILGGLPMIAEIVRSKANVLMGARTGWANFFHGTFILIFVFALSPVMQMIPVAALAAMMVFVGYKLAAPGEFIGIFKIGRDQFLYFIFTLLVCIFTNLLVGVFAGIIFKFLYQLLVMRAPTSTLFKADLTVDQSDEGKDEYRVKVRKGATFTNFLSFKRRLSQLPKGKKITVDFSEAKVADFTFQSALHHYAKLYQATGGSIELTGLDQLKAYSNHPQSTRYRR; the protein is encoded by the coding sequence ATGGCACAGCACATTGAAACCCTTGAGGCTCCTAGAAAAGGCTTTGCCGGCTTGAAGGAAAATTTTGCTGCCGATTTAAGGGCGGGGCTAAGTATTTCTCTCATTGCCCTACCCTTGAGTCTAGGGATCGCTTTAGCTTCTGGTTTTCCGGCTTTTGCCGGTCTTATCGCAGCCATTGTAGGCGGTATACTTGTTTCCCGCATCAGTGGCTCTTATGTCACCATTAATGGGCCGGCGGCCGGGCTAATTGTAGCCAATCTGGCGGCTATCCAAAGTCTCGGCCAAGGGGATATCCACGCTGGTTATCTTTACGCTATCGCCGCGGTCTTTGTAGCCGGCATCATGGTTTTTATAATTGGTGCCGCCGGGGCAGGAAAACTCGTAGATGTCTCCCCCAGTTCGGTGATTCATGGCATGTTAACCTACATTGGGGTGGTTATCATGGCCAAAATGTTCTTTCCCATGATGGGGGTCATTCCTGAAGTCCATTCAATTCTAGGCTCTAATGTGGTTGGCACCATAGCCGCTATTCCTCAAGGTTTTACCAAAATGCTGCCCCCTGTTGCCATCGTAGGGTTTGTTTCTTTGCTCATCATGGCTATCCACCCGATGATTAGAGTCAAATGGGTGCAATTAATTCCAAGCCCGGTATGGGTACTGATATTTGCTATCCCCGCAGGCGTGCTTTTTGATCTGGAAACCTTGCAGCAACAACTCAACCTTCCAGAAGGGAAAGAACTGCTGCTAGCCCTACCGGGCAACCCCCTCGATGCCGTTGCTTGGATCGGTGCGGTTACCCCGGATTTCGGTAAAATATTAACCTGGGCTTTTTGGTACGCCGCTCTCACCATCGCCCTTATCACGGCCATTGAATCCGGTCTTAGCGCCAAAGCGGTGGATCAATTAGATCCTTATCAACGGCACTCAGATATCGGCAAAGATATCCGGGGAGTGGGTATAGGCAGCGCCGTTTCCGGTATTCTCGGCGGCTTGCCCATGATCGCTGAAATTGTCCGCAGCAAAGCCAATGTCCTGATGGGGGCAAGAACCGGTTGGGCCAATTTCTTTCATGGAACCTTTATCCTGATTTTTGTTTTTGCATTGTCCCCAGTCATGCAAATGATTCCTGTTGCAGCACTGGCAGCTATGATGGTATTCGTGGGATATAAACTTGCTGCTCCCGGCGAGTTCATTGGTATCTTTAAAATTGGCCGGGATCAATTTCTCTATTTCATATTCACCTTGCTTGTTTGTATCTTCACTAATCTGCTTGTCGGTGTTTTCGCTGGTATTATTTTCAAATTCCTCTACCAATTGCTCGTGATGAGAGCGCCAACGTCTACTCTTTTCAAAGCAGATTTAACGGTAGATCAAAGTGATGAGGGTAAGGATGAATACCGGGTTAAAGTGAGAAAAGGAGCAACCTTTACTAACTTTCTTTCTTTTAAACGCCGGTTAAGCCAACTACCAAAGGGCAAGAAAATCACGGTTGATTTCTCCGAAGCTAAAGTAGCGGATTTCACCTTTCAAAGCGCGCTACACCATTATGCTAAACTCTATCAGGCAACTGGAGGATCAATAGAACTAACTGGGCTCGATCAGCTTAAAGCCTACTCCAACCATCCTCAATCAACTCGCTATCGGCGTTAG
- a CDS encoding NfeD family protein, with translation MFTSKRYFWILGPLVCLFLGGAVPAQQNQNLTGAAFLLDVRGVIGPATSDYVQRAMARGSAEGAALIILRMDTPGGLDTAMREIIQDILASPVPVVGYIAPSGARAASAGTYIMYASHIAAMAPATNLGAATPVHLPMGGRLPEKTPPPGEGEEAGTSSEDTLTRKAINDAVAYIKGLAAQRGRNERWAEKAVREAASLSAQEALEMEVIDLIARDVSALLKRLDGRTVDVVGGEMTLQTTGMTVIPVEPNWRDRLLAIIANPNVAYILMLVGIYGLIFEMANPGFVLPGVVGTISLLLALYAFQVLPISSAGLALMLLGIAFMAAEIFVPSFGALGIGGVIAFVIGSVILLDTNVPGYDISWPLIVAAAVSSAGFLYMVLFLTARSQRRPVVSGREQMLGATGKVTAVSEDKITVRVHGELWSAQVREPVILGQRVRVMELEGLVLIVKPELEENLHD, from the coding sequence GTGTTTACTAGCAAACGGTATTTTTGGATATTAGGGCCTCTCGTTTGCCTCTTTTTAGGGGGAGCAGTTCCAGCACAGCAAAATCAGAACCTGACGGGAGCTGCCTTCCTGTTGGATGTCCGAGGTGTTATCGGGCCAGCAACCAGCGATTATGTCCAGCGAGCCATGGCAAGAGGTAGCGCCGAGGGAGCGGCGCTGATTATTTTGCGAATGGATACCCCGGGCGGACTAGATACAGCCATGCGGGAGATTATCCAGGATATCTTGGCCTCACCAGTACCCGTGGTAGGTTATATAGCCCCCAGCGGGGCCCGGGCAGCTAGTGCTGGTACTTATATTATGTATGCTAGTCATATTGCTGCCATGGCGCCTGCTACCAATCTAGGGGCTGCAACTCCCGTACATCTCCCTATGGGTGGTCGGCTGCCGGAAAAAACACCGCCGCCAGGGGAGGGAGAAGAAGCCGGTACTTCCTCTGAAGACACCTTGACCCGTAAGGCGATTAACGATGCGGTAGCTTATATCAAGGGGCTGGCCGCTCAGCGGGGCCGTAATGAGAGATGGGCGGAGAAGGCGGTGCGGGAGGCTGCTAGTTTATCGGCTCAAGAAGCGCTAGAGATGGAAGTTATTGATCTAATTGCTAGAGACGTTTCTGCTTTACTCAAACGCCTCGATGGACGTACCGTCGATGTGGTGGGCGGCGAAATGACCTTGCAGACTACCGGTATGACGGTTATCCCGGTTGAACCCAACTGGCGGGATCGCTTATTGGCGATTATCGCTAACCCCAATGTGGCGTATATTTTGATGTTAGTGGGTATCTATGGGCTAATTTTCGAGATGGCTAATCCAGGTTTTGTTTTGCCGGGGGTGGTAGGAACGATTTCTTTGTTGCTGGCGCTTTATGCCTTTCAGGTTTTGCCCATCAGCTCAGCGGGTCTGGCGCTGATGTTATTGGGGATTGCGTTTATGGCTGCTGAAATATTTGTGCCTAGTTTTGGCGCCTTGGGAATAGGGGGGGTTATTGCTTTTGTAATAGGTTCGGTCATTTTATTGGATACTAATGTGCCGGGTTATGATATTTCCTGGCCCTTAATCGTAGCCGCTGCAGTGAGCAGTGCTGGTTTTCTCTATATGGTCTTGTTCTTGACGGCCCGTTCCCAGCGGCGGCCGGTGGTAAGCGGTCGGGAACAAATGCTGGGTGCGACGGGAAAAGTGACGGCCGTGTCGGAAGATAAAATAACTGTGCGCGTCCATGGTGAATTGTGGTCGGCTCAGGTGAGGGAGCCGGTCATATTGGGGCAGCGGGTACGGGTGATGGAGTTGGAGGGATTGGTGCTAATAGTGAAGCCGGAGCTGGAGGAGAATCTTCATGATTGA
- a CDS encoding response regulator transcription factor, with product MLNLFHCAELIVEDFETAEAFLDSDCWKKPGCVLLELSLPEADGLALQRQLHAANSRVPVIMLVDPDDIVNAVQALKQGAVDVLEKTVGEQAVLNSVFRAVSQAVFFWEKEKQIESARRRLSSLTLREKQILDLVLRGTLNKVIAYELEISMKTVEVHRHNMMEKLSAKNLVELINLVATAGGREIYCLQPRGAATLGSPIPLSILTPATSC from the coding sequence TTGCTTAATTTATTCCATTGCGCGGAGTTGATTGTAGAGGATTTCGAGACGGCTGAAGCCTTTTTGGATAGTGATTGCTGGAAGAAGCCAGGGTGCGTGCTATTGGAACTTTCTCTTCCAGAGGCAGATGGACTGGCTCTGCAGCGGCAGCTACACGCTGCGAATTCCAGGGTACCGGTAATCATGCTGGTAGATCCGGATGACATTGTTAACGCAGTGCAAGCCCTTAAACAGGGGGCCGTGGATGTGTTAGAAAAAACTGTCGGAGAACAAGCAGTATTGAATTCCGTTTTTAGAGCGGTTAGCCAAGCGGTTTTCTTCTGGGAGAAGGAAAAACAAATTGAATCTGCTCGTAGGCGCTTATCAAGCTTAACCCTTCGGGAGAAGCAGATTCTCGATTTAGTGCTTAGGGGGACGCTTAATAAAGTGATTGCCTATGAGCTTGAAATTAGCATGAAGACGGTGGAAGTCCACCGTCATAATATGATGGAAAAGCTCAGTGCAAAAAATTTGGTTGAATTAATAAATTTAGTAGCGACGGCTGGTGGGAGAGAAATTTACTGCCTCCAGCCGCGCGGAGCGGCTACTCTAGGCAGCCCGATCCCCCTCAGCATACTTACCCCCGCTACTTCTTGTTAA